The Dyella caseinilytica genome has a window encoding:
- a CDS encoding LysR substrate-binding domain-containing protein produces MSRVPLSLLQQFVQVARLGNLSRAAAQANLTVSALSHQMRQLEDRLERRLFERGPRGVTLTVEGCGLLEAVGEHFDGIEHALSRYRERRHDALTLSASPGIISSWLMPRLPRLLAGHPELELNLQSSSALVNFEREAVDAAVRYGKGAWQGLRSERLFGEWIAPVAAPELVERMAGADPLDLASWPLLGDPNPNNRWNDWFAHYGGKLPRRYVAHVDTVDALRHAALEGLGVAMGRLVTSKSLIDAGRLVVLGDRYLPVAEPEAYYLVYPPRSEDHRGMSTFREWLLEEADAYCQQIPQLKRGEAAA; encoded by the coding sequence ATGAGCAGGGTTCCACTCAGTCTTTTGCAGCAATTCGTACAAGTGGCGCGACTGGGTAATCTGTCGCGCGCTGCCGCGCAGGCCAACCTTACCGTCAGCGCGCTGAGTCATCAGATGCGCCAGCTGGAAGACCGGCTTGAGCGACGCCTCTTCGAACGTGGTCCTCGCGGCGTGACCTTGACCGTTGAAGGTTGCGGCCTGCTCGAAGCCGTCGGCGAACATTTCGACGGCATCGAACACGCATTGTCGCGTTACCGCGAGCGGCGTCATGACGCGCTTACCCTCAGTGCCAGTCCCGGCATCATCTCCAGCTGGCTTATGCCGCGCTTACCCCGCCTGCTTGCCGGACATCCGGAGTTGGAGCTCAATCTGCAGTCGAGTTCCGCACTGGTGAATTTCGAACGGGAAGCGGTGGACGCCGCCGTTCGCTACGGAAAAGGCGCATGGCAGGGGCTGCGCAGTGAACGCCTGTTTGGAGAATGGATCGCTCCGGTGGCGGCACCGGAGCTGGTCGAACGCATGGCTGGTGCCGACCCGCTCGACCTCGCGAGTTGGCCATTGCTCGGCGACCCCAACCCGAACAATCGCTGGAACGATTGGTTTGCCCACTACGGCGGCAAGTTGCCTCGTCGCTATGTAGCGCATGTGGACACGGTGGACGCCTTGCGTCATGCCGCGCTTGAAGGGCTTGGCGTGGCGATGGGCCGTCTGGTGACGTCCAAGTCGCTGATCGACGCAGGCAGATTGGTGGTACTGGGCGACCGTTACTTGCCCGTCGCCGAGCCGGAGGCGTATTACCTCGTTTACCCGCCGCGCTCGGAAGATCATCGTGGCATGAGCACGTTTCGCGAATGGCTGCTTGAAGAGGCTGATGCGTATTGCCAGCAAATACCGCAGCTAAAGCGTGGTGAAGCAGCGGCTTAG